The Acanthopagrus latus isolate v.2019 chromosome 11, fAcaLat1.1, whole genome shotgun sequence genome segment GCAATTTATATTATGAACAGAATAGTAAGTGCTATATATCAGCCAAATCTTTTCAAGAAAATGTTATACATATAAAATTCCAATCATTGAAATTACTGATAAGAATTGCTAGTACTGTTTATcatactgtgtgtttcactttaGAATGCTGCTGTAATGCAGGAAATGAAACCCATAAATAGAACACattttttgggtgtttttttttttaattttatatatatatatatatatatatatatatatatatatatatatatattgaagtACACACACAATATAGAAGTACACCAAACGCCTGAAAAGTAAACATGCatatttaacaacaacaatatacattttatcatttttttgtttgttttttatattttgaacaCACAATATAGAAGTACACAAAACTCCTGAAAAGGAAACGTGCatatatgaataatataaaatgtatcaaatacCTCTACTAAAAATTACTACTACTATCCTCTTCTCCCTAACTACTCTGTGCTGGATGTAAAAGAACACATGATCCCTTCATGGTCACTGAAATAAGTTGGCAACACTAACGATTCAACaatataatgtgttgttttcacataCACATGATCAATCAGTGTGCCGTTTATTGTTGTGGGTTGTTTCACAAATTGAACAAACCCTTTGTTTCTCATAAATTTGGCCATTGAcgatgatttcaaaatatcGTCATTGAAATCTTCCATGACAGCAATTGTGTTACTTAGTGGATTCAGCCAATCAAATAATTTGCCTAAATTTCCTTTAAACAAAGGCATGGGATAAGATGGTGGTCTATAAATTACTGCTATAAAAATGCTGTATGTAGTGCAGTGGTAAACCAAACATTCTAAATTGACATTTGGTACCTGGAGAACATTACATGCCAAATTGTCTGCACTATACAGGCCAACTCCACCATGCTGTTGGCCTTGAATTTCTGTCAATATTGGGTCGCTGCTATTGTAGGATAAGGTCCTTGGCTGATTATGATAAGCATAACCATCCATCCTTACAGTTTCAAATGAGGAAACTGCAGGTAGCCATGTTTCTGTAACAGCAATGCAGTTAGGCTGCAAATGCTGTGTGCGAAGTGCCAAGATACATACATCAGATACATGTGAGGTCAAATTCTGCACACTCatcaaaaacacagtaaaggTCTGTGTATTGAATTTGTGCCTTGAAATATTCTCGACCATGAAGGGAGGCATGTTTTCAACTGCATCTTTGATTGAGTCCTTACAATAGATGGCTTTCTCCTTAAAGTCCCTAATCACCAACCCTGACAAATTTCTAACCCGACTTAAAGCTACATGCGCCTGTCCAGCTGCAAAAATCCTTTCAAGCGACACGACCGCTTTATCCACTGTAATGCCTTGTActttatgtactgtacatgcCCAGGCGAGCTTCAGTGGAAATTGCTGAAGCATTCCAACCTTTTTAGtcaccctctcctcttcagGTTCAATGCCCGTGGAACCCATTTCTACTGCAGAGGCAAATGCACAACGTTTCCTCTTCTGTATGCCTACCCTATCGTCATCAAATTTGACGTACACCGTCTGAGGAAACCGCGTTCCATCATTCTCCGGATAAACTATGTGTGTCACAGTGCCACACGCCCCATTAACTAGACCATCTGCTACATCTAAGTTTTTAAACAGCATTATACGGGCATCTTTCCCCAAAAGCAGTGTCTCATCCAGACATGTGTCATATGTTCCGGAGTGATGTCCGCTTATCAACTTGAGCTTGCCTGTTTTTTTGCTATTGACATAATCCTATCTCCACATGATCCGGACAACTCTTGAACAACTGCTTTAGATTATGCTCATTTACTTGTCGATTTGTCGGAAATGTGTGCAAAACTGAGCTGACTTCGCCAGTTTCACAATGTTTCAATATTTCAGTGTCGCTATCCAACATCGGGGTACCTTTTGAATGAGTTCGAACTCTGTTCAACAACTCTGCAAATACGGGATCTTTCTGACGAACAACGGTTTTCAATTCTGCAACCTTAAACAACCGAGACCACAAATCACCACCTTCCAGGTCATCTATATACAGAGGTCTCCCTTTCACTGGAGGCAATTGATAAAAATCTCCAACTGCAATTACACTAACATTTCCAAACGGGGAATATTCACCAGATTGCTCAATTTGTCTTAGTCTTCCATGGATATAAGCCAATAGTTTGTGATCAACCATGGAGATTTCATCTATGATCAAAAGTTGCAAGCTACTATATTTAGCACGTAAAGAATTCAGCTTCTCCTCACCCAATGGAGTGTAAAGTAAACGTACATCTTTACCTATGCTAAAAGCATTGTGAATGGCAGCTGAATTTAAATTGTGTGCAGCTATCCCCGTAGGAGCTGTTAGTACAACGCAAATGTTGTCCGGATCACGACACCCTCTCGACAACAACCTCATTGCCTCGTACTGTACAGCCCTGATCAAATGGCTCTTACCTGTCCCTGCCCCACCTGTAATAAATACATGCATCGGATCTGGCTTTGCTCCATTTACCCTATCCAAGCACCACTGCCtaatctaataaaaaacacacatctgtgtctcATTCAGAGACCTAATCAAAGCCAAACCGTCTTCTCTGTCGAGGACATTGTTCCTCTTTTCCAATTGTGCAACATCTTTACTGTTCACAGCTAAATCTGGAATGCTATCTACATGTTCGTCCACtatctgctctgtctctctacgTTCCTCTATACTCTCTAAACACTCCAACTCCTGCTCTGGGCACAGCTCGCACCAGGCATCCTCTACAACACCCTCACTATCAATTGAATTTTGGATATCATCCAACTTGTCTGCATCTCTTTCAAATTTGCATCTATTCAGATCAACAACCTCTTTAACCGAATGTAGCAATTTATTATCTAATCTCACATGACCGTGTCTATAAAACTGCTCAAACATCTCAAATCTCTGGATTCTTAGTCTCCGAAAAGCGCACGTAACGAACAACTGCAGGTTGCGTTCGTGTTCTTTTCAACACCACAATCATTATCTAATTTAACCCTATGGCCAGCTGTTTCGTTTTTACTCAAAACACGATACTCTGACGCAAATGTTGCCAAACACGTTATTAAATGTACTATCTTTCAGCCTGTTCTTGTACCTGTCCACAGAACTCGTCATCCACATATCTTCATCTGTAAGATCATGTGATGATGCTTTTTGTTTCAACACACTTAAAGGCAAACTCATTCTAATTGTATTCTCCCCTACcggcacaaacacaactttcctAGAGCACTCCTAAAGATGCATGTTTGTCAATCTATACAACGCCTCTTGAGCACAAACATCCCTATTGTGTAAATACACACTTCCTAAATTTTTCAATGCATCTTTAGCACTACTGTTACCTTTAGCTGCTTCCCTCTGAGCATTTCTTAACAACAAGCCCATCTCCTTTTCTGCCTTGGAGATGTAAGAAATAATGTAAACTACACAAGCATAGGCATCAACAACATATTGGATGACGATATTAGCATTCCAGCATTTCAAAAGCGGTTTGCTATATTGATTGATCCAAACTTCGTTCGCCTGCCTCTTCAAAACAACATGCGTCTTCTTAGCTACTCGATTGTAAGCAGCCTCAAAATGACTTTGGTTTAATCCTAAATGTCTAAACAACTCTTCCACACCATCAAAACTGGCATTCTCATCTGAAAGAGCCTCCTTCATTTTATGCGCCACGGTCCAATTTATGTGCTTCATCTACTTTACATTTACAAGATTGTTTGTCATCCTCTTCACTAACTTGAtgtgaaataaaagtttttgcGGATGGTGGCTTAGGAAAattgaaacaacaaacagttttattctttttacaaGATTTTGAATGTCGTTTTGAATGTTGTTGCACAGATGTAACAATCTCCAATAATGTTTCATCCTGTGCTGGTAATTCACATGTCACATAGTGATCAATAAACTCAACTACctcttcatctgtgtttttatcaattATTGGGGCATTCTCTATCCAAAAGTGGCAGTGAACATGTGGTGATCCACACTGCTGGAATTCCACCCTATAAAAATAATCCTTTACTTTGCCAATAGGATTAGATGGAGACATGAGCACCTCTCTCAAAAAACAATGCCAACGAAAATCAAACATTCTGGCCGCACTGACCGGACTGCCACGCAAAAGTTGACACCTCTCTGCATAATCTAACTGTTCAGCTGTCTCTGTTCTACTTGCCTGCTTCAAAATACTATTGAGGAGACCTTTCCACCGCATAtcagctgaagaaaatgaacaaaaccacGTTGGGACACCCAGCTGATGAACACAAGCCAACAAATCACGCTGGGCTCCCTGCCAAAAAGATGGAGTACCTCTAATAGGTTTTAGAAAACGAAATCCATCATCAAACTGCAACAATTTTTTCAAAGGTTCTTCATCATTTAATACCTTTCTACTGACCTTTGATATAGCACCTCTTTACCCTTTCGCAATGCTATTGATACATTTGACACAACCTGTTCTACCTCAGATAAGTACTGAGCCAAAAAGATGTATTCATCTTCATCATTCATCAGATGTATAACATTTTGTGCGAATCTACCATCAGCATGTAAAATCCTGTTATTAAAATAATGCGACAAAGTCAAACGATGCAGTCTACTATCATTATATGTACCATGTCCAGTAGGAAATAACACTGGGAAGCATTTTGCTTCATTTGTATGATCAGACAACAACCTCACAGAAGAGTTCCCTTATGCTGGAGCCAAATTCAATATATCATCAAAATATTGATCCAGTGTTTCCCGACCAATATCTACAggcacactgtaaaaaaaaatctgttgtttttacgGAAAAATACTGGCAGCAGTGGTTGCCAGAATaatcttgttaaaaatacaataaaatgtaaacagcaTTACAGAATAACTTGTGCATTTCACTGGGATCCCCTGTAAAATTAAGGaaaactaaatgtaaatttTACAGGTATGCAATGTACAATAATCAATacataattgttcattttacGGATATTCAATGTGCAATTAACAATGATTTCATGAACATTTCAGAGGGATTCAATGTAAGGTAAGCAGTTTTAGGATGTAAAATTTACAAGTTATTCAGTAatgtttacatacagtatgtactgtatttttaacAGGATTATTCTGGCAACCACTGCTGCCAGTTTTTATCCGTAAAAACAACGGGGcatgtaaaataaatagttttagGATGTAAAATCTACAAGTTGTTCCGTAATGTTTACATACCGTATGAACTGCATTCCTAACAGGATTATTCTGGCAACCACAGCTGCCAGTTTTTATCCGAAAAATCAACAGGACATGTACGCATGTattacagttttactttttatccGCAGTGCTTCAAATTACTTCTAAATGTTAATTTGAGGATAGACTGTAACAAACCACTCATTAGTCAATGAATCATTCTAAAGAATgcaagtttatttttgaaaacagtaGAGTTATGAGTGCTGTGGTCACTCAAAGGAATACCTATGGGAatagagaagagaaagaggtagGGATCTCCATTAGTTTAATTTGTTAAGTCAGTCAATAATCAAAGACAACAGTAGCAGTAGCACTATCACACGCACCTTTATAAATGGCTCGCCAATCATGGGCTGAAACATCTATAAAAACACCCTGAAGAACATCTGGGGAAACATCAACTGCTGTGGCCACTCAAAGGACACCTAGGGAAtagagaagacaaagacacacgcacacacctcaATTAATCAGTAGCAGTGGAAACAATAACTGTTCTGTACTGTTGCTGCAGTAgcagtatcacacacacacctttttaaaTGGCTCGCATATCATGGGCTGGAACATCTATAAACACACCCTGAAGAACATCTGGGGAAACATCAACTGCTGTGGCCACTCAAAGGACACCTAGGGAAtagagaagacaaacacacacacacacacacacacacacacacacctcaattAATCAGTAGCAGTGGAAACAATAAATATTCTGTACTGTTGCTGCAGTTCCATGGACTGTCTGGACACTAGGCACCGTCCCGAGACAGCCAGCACTGTCTGTCCTGGGACAGTCAGGCACTTTGCCTAACTCTTAAGACAGTGCCTCGCTCCGCTGGACAGGACCTGGTTGCCCCGGGGACAATGCGCGGCTACTCGGGATAATGCGTAGCATCGTGGGAGAGTGCGTTACCGTCTCGGGACAATTGGCACAGTCCCAAGACAACCAATAGGACAATAGCAACATTACAGTACAGTTACTGttcacactgtctctctctttaatttcatttgtaaaGTCAGTCAATAACCAAAGAACATAGTTGCACTAGTACCTTTTTAAATGGATCGCCATTCGTGGTCTGAGAGGTCCTGAATCAACGTCAGGACTCTGGCATTTACATGCAAGCGCGTAGCACTGGTTCGCTCCACTTTGGTCCCCCTCTCTGGATTTATAGAGAAGAAACATCTAGGAatacagagaagacagaggaaacacatgaatacatgaaacaaccgtacagagaaaacacaaatacatgatACAACTGCCTCCACAACAACAAAGGAAAGGATTAGTGTGAGGTTACAGTTTTCCTTTAATTAATACCTTATTGGTAGACAGGGAGCAATGGGGCCTCCATTTTTTGCTTAACTTGAATCAGAATATTAAGATTTCGCATTACATGTTCAAGGTAGATAatgcatttccatttccataaATTGCAAATTACAGGAACAACTCTTCATGAGCTCTTCATGAGCTCTGTCTCCACAGTAGAGGACTGAAGCAGAACATGTCTGGTTGGAGTGGTATAATTGGCTTCCCCTTTACAAAGACATTATGTTTTTTCAACACTATGATTGTGATGTGgatttatgttgtgtgtgattAATTTAGTATGTCaaatgtatgcatgtttgtttcttattttcttgCAGTTGTAGAGAGAGTGAATGTATGGAATAATAAAAGGATAAAAGCACTTCCAAACATGCAATCATTCTACTGTTAGCTACCTGTCTAGTTCTGCAAAATAGGAACACAGTGCGAGGGCAGCATAGGCCCTGTAGGTATTTGTATGCACGTTgtgaaatgactaaataaatagaacaaaacaatggttaaaataaataaattaaagattaataaatttaaaaaaaagaaaacttaccTCTGTAGAAACTCCAGGGTTGAAGCAAGTGCTGAGGGATAATGGATGTTGAAACAGTAGTAAGAGCCAAACATCATGCACAAAGACGTGATGAAGGAAGAGATGTTGTCGTTAACGATGACGTGATCCACACTAAGCATCATCCTTCTGGCGGAAAAGCAGGATTgtccttaaaagaaaaaaaaagaaagaaaattaaaataatccagAAATTAGGTTTACATTTTCACGTCAGTCACTAACTAATGCATCAAGTGTGAAAACAAGTACGTACGAAGAAACCCACACAATCAGAAAAAAGGGGTGTGAATTCATTATACCCAGACAACATCTACTGCATGTGTCAAGCTTTCCTCTCCAACTCAGGTGAGTACGGTTAACTTACCACATACAACAATCGTTGGAGTCAAGGGAACTCGGTCCATGACCACTTCTTCAGCCAGGCAAGTATCCTCCACGTAATGGAACATCACATCATCTCTCTCGTCAAAATAAGCCAGAAGAAGCAGCACCATCTCTGTGACCTGTGTGCTAACTGCCTGTTCTCCCATCATAATCTGTAGCTTTGTTGCAGCTTGGTAGAATCTTTTGGATTTGTTGACAGCAACTGTCTTCATGAAGTGCAAGAGCCTTTCCCCCTTCTGTTCCACATTTTTCAAGAAGCTTTCCTTCAGGTCAACTCCAGTGAGCTCCTTAAAGTGAACATTCATGCCAATGTCATGAAACCAATATGGCCAGTTTTCCTGGAGGTACTTCATGTCTTTCCCTTGGTTCACGTCTTGTCGCTGGCTGTAGAATGTGGACTTCATCAGCATTTTCAAAGGACCTGTGCTCTGGCTGAACAGATTTTTAAGCTcgtttttcttctgctgctgggTTTCGGCCGTTTCCCCAAGGGGCATAAACTTGACATGCCAACGGACGCACCCATAGGTGTCCTGAATCGCTGCACGTTTTTCAGGTGGGACTTCGTCAGTGTCAGAGtcatgtgattttctttttttaatttttggtgTTGTAGGTCTTTTCACATTTTCGATCCgattttgaatttgtttcacGAGGGAGCCATAACCTGTGCCAATTACGTCGCCCTCAATCACATCTTGAAGTGACTTGGGGTATTTAGCCACCAATTTCCTAGCCACATCAGTAGCATTCTTCTTGCTTAAAGACGTGGTTACTTTCATCATTTCGCGGACCACAATTCTCACCATCTCTTTCCTCAGACTTGGATTTGGACGCTTTTCCCTCTCCAAAGCCTGTGTCAAAGCCTCTGGGAACTGTTCCCAAGGTATTGTGAATGACTCTGGCAAACTGCCACTTGggctctgacagctgctggacGATGACGACGACGTTGGCGACAGAGACATCATGGATTGGGAAGGTCCTGGTGAGGCAGTAAGGCAACCACTTTCTTGGGCCGgacctttaaaaatgcatatacatgaaacagacacaacatgaatggttttacattttaatagcAATGTTGAGAACTGATCACATCATAAAACCACCAAGCAGTCAGGATGTTGAACAATGACGATAAACTTACATTTCAGACTCCATGCAGCAACCAGCTTCCTGGCTTGTATGGGCCTCAAGGCTGACAACAAATCATCTTCTTTCAAAAACTGGAAGTCATCAGGGGTCTCCACCCCTAGAGATTGGAGAGTTTCCTCCAAGATCTCCCTTGTCGCATCTGGCAGGTCAGGCAAGACCTCCGTGATGGCAGAGTGTAGAAATAATTTGGACATCTGTACAAATTTCAATTAAGATGTATAagtaaatatttacaaaatgtagCTGATTTACTACATTTACTTCAGAACATTGTAGTTTGGGACTAATTCATATTGAAGTTAGAGGTGCCCAATATGACTCCAGACatagaaaatcaaaaaaatagAACTACATAAAACTCATCATTCAAACATTGCAAAAATCACATGGACAAAACGCTGTGTTTCAGTGGGATGACTCTAAGTGCATCGATGGTGTATGAAGTCAGTGGGTAAAAATCTAGCAAGCCCTGTATGTTCACACACTTCATTGCTGTACTTTGTGGCGTAATGGCATAAAGATGATATTTGGGAAGGAAGTTGGATTTGTGCAAGTCCATAAGAACATACACAGCATCATCCTTAGTTAGAATTATGATAATCTTCCCAAATTCCAGAGACTCGTTTAAGACCAAAAAATCACCCTTCTTGTAGGTTGTACCTCTGTACTGAATTTCTGTTGAGACAACAGTATCCCTTTCTGAAAATCCAAATTCAGAAGCAGCATGATTAACGGCATCACTGTAAAGGTTGGGAATAAAAGCACAACCATTTTTAATTTGTAGTACCTCACTAGATCCTGGTCCTGCCGAGACATATGCCTGGAACATctgatgcctctcagaaagaGTTAGGCAAATGTTCTTGAAGTTTTTCAGATGCCTGGCACATCGCTTGAAATAGCTATGTTTGCTTTCAAAACGCATCGTCCACAGTCGAATAAGGGGGCCAAATTTCAGGATTAGTGAGGGATAATGTCTCATGTAATGGTGTTTCGGTTTGAGAGTACTATGAGGAAACAAACATGTCCTTGAATCTAGATACTCCTGAACTATGATTTCAAGGTAAGCTATCTGCGACACTGAAATCTTTTGTGCACAAACTAGATCAACAATATCTTTGAGCAGGAGAGTCAACTGCCACACGTCATCATCAGCATTTTGCACCTTGTCGCCAATTAGAACAGGTAACAGCCTCAAAAAATTCCAATTCTGGACCGCGTTACCAGAGAGTTTGAGTGCACCAGACTGGACAGTGCAAGGCTTGGAGAGAGCATCTGAACCTTTGAACTGGAATTGTTTGATTCGCCTGTTCAAAAGGGTATATGTGAACCATTTCTTGGTCTTGATGAAATAATTCAAGTACAGACCAAGGTCATAGGACAACACACCCTCAAAAATGTCATGGCCTAAACATGGTGGGAGCCCGGGTTGGCATACATGAAAGCTTGGCACATCATTGAAAACTGACCTCAGTTTTATTCCTTTGACGTCTCTGCTCTCCTTAGACAGAGCGGCGACAGCAGCGTCATAGGAATCAGCAGTTCTTTGCCGGCCGCAAAGATTGGGTTCTTTCTTAAATTCGTCTCTGGTTACCTCACAGTACCTGCAAAAATAACAAGACGTGAAATTTTCGTTAAACCCTCCAATGCCATGTGACCCTAAATTATCCCCAGCTATACAGTACAAAGACCCACGGACAGTTTCCCCTCCTACAGTAACTCCATTTTCTGCTAAATCTGACAAATCCGATATCAGGTCAGCAAATACTTTGGCACATCCAAACTTTTTTAGATCATTTTCTCCACACAACAACACTAGGGACATGTGATCTGTGTTGGATCGCACATGAAC includes the following:
- the LOC119028823 gene encoding uncharacterized protein LOC119028823; amino-acid sequence: MSKLFLHSAITEVLPDLPDATREILEETLQSLGVETPDDFQFLKEDDLLSALRPIQARKLVAAWSLKCPAQESGCLTASPGPSQSMMSLSPTSSSSSSSCQSPSGSLPESFTIPWEQFPEALTQALEREKRPNPSLRKEMVRIVVREMMKVTTSLSKKNATDVARKLVAKYPKSLQDVIEGDVIGTGYGSLVKQIQNRIENVKRPTTPKIKKRKSHDSDTDEVPPEKRAAIQDTYGCVRWHVKFMPLGETAETQQQKKNELKNLFSQSTGPLKMLMKSTFYSQRQDVNQGKDMKYLQENWPYWFHDIGMNVHFKELTGVDLKESFLKNVEQKGERLLHFMKTVAVNKSKRFYQAATKLQIMMGEQAVSTQVTEMVLLLLAYFDERDDVMFHYVEDTCLAEEVVMDRVPLTPTIVVCGQSCFSARRMMLSVDHVIVNDNISSFITSLCMMFGSYYCFNIHYPSALASTLEFLQRCFFSINPERGTKVERTSATRLHVNARVLTLIQDLSDHEWRSI